The Thermodesulfovibrionia bacterium genome includes a window with the following:
- a CDS encoding MBOAT family O-acyltransferase, with protein MLLVASYVFYGTWNWKFLSLIFISTTFDYICGIKIHESTEIKKRKAFLFLSILGNLSILGFFKYYNFFASSLGGLLDYFGVSVELSILNFILPVGLSFYTFKAMSYAIDIYRKEIEPARKFLDFALYVSFFPQLIAGPIEKTNQLLPQIVATRKLKLTWFYEGCYLIFWGLFQKVFIADNLARIVNPVFAGPTYNGATVLLAIYAFAFQIFCDFAGYSNIARGLGRLMGFDIMVNFRMPYFSTNPREFWQRWHISLSTWLRDYLYIPLGGNRKGVIRTCRNLFLTMLLGGLWHGAAWTFVIWGAYHGILLVLQRIFQPLIKTFSFHNIIITKIWHLIRIIFFFQVICVGWLIFRARSISQVLEMLNSLFFNFSITPDVIHMLFYFIFFIFFLLTIQIFQYIYDDLMVVLKWPTYAKTSFVLIISYLFIYVMALGEDALIGGGRDFIYFQF; from the coding sequence ATGCTGCTTGTGGCAAGCTATGTTTTCTACGGAACATGGAACTGGAAGTTTTTATCGTTAATATTTATATCAACAACTTTTGATTACATCTGCGGTATAAAAATACATGAATCAACAGAGATAAAAAAGCGAAAAGCATTTCTATTCCTAAGCATATTAGGTAACCTATCTATTTTAGGATTTTTTAAATATTATAATTTCTTCGCAAGCAGCCTCGGCGGCCTACTCGATTACTTCGGCGTTTCCGTGGAATTAAGCATTTTAAATTTTATTCTTCCAGTCGGCTTGTCATTTTATACTTTCAAGGCAATGAGCTACGCTATTGATATTTATAGAAAAGAGATAGAGCCTGCTAGGAAATTCTTGGATTTCGCACTTTACGTTTCTTTCTTCCCTCAACTTATCGCAGGTCCAATAGAAAAGACTAATCAGCTTCTCCCACAAATAGTGGCCACCAGAAAACTGAAGTTAACATGGTTTTATGAAGGTTGTTATCTCATATTCTGGGGATTATTTCAAAAAGTATTTATTGCGGATAACTTAGCGAGGATAGTCAATCCTGTTTTTGCCGGCCCAACTTATAACGGCGCTACAGTACTTTTAGCGATATATGCTTTTGCGTTCCAGATTTTTTGTGACTTTGCTGGATACAGCAACATAGCGAGAGGGCTCGGAAGACTAATGGGATTCGATATAATGGTCAACTTCCGCATGCCTTATTTTTCAACAAATCCCCGCGAATTCTGGCAAAGATGGCATATCAGCCTGTCTACCTGGCTTAGAGACTATCTTTACATACCCTTGGGAGGCAACCGAAAAGGCGTTATAAGAACATGTAGAAATTTATTCTTAACTATGCTGTTAGGAGGACTCTGGCATGGAGCGGCATGGACTTTTGTAATTTGGGGGGCATATCATGGAATACTGCTGGTTTTACAGAGAATATTTCAGCCTCTTATAAAAACTTTTTCCTTCCACAACATAATTATAACCAAGATATGGCATTTAATACGTATCATATTCTTCTTTCAGGTAATATGCGTTGGGTGGCTCATATTCAGAGCACGATCCATTTCACAGGTACTTGAAATGCTAAATAGCTTATTCTTTAATTTTTCAATCACTCCAGATGTTATTCATATGCTTTTTTATTTTATATTTTTTATATTTTTCCTATTAACAATTCAAATATTTCAGTATATTTATGATGACCTTATGGTTGTATTAAAGTGGCCTACATATGCCAAAACCTCTTTTGTTTTGATTATTTCATATTTATTCATATATGTAATGGCGCTTGGCGAAGATGCTTTGATTGGAGGCGGTCGTGATTTTATCTATTTTCAATTTTAA
- a CDS encoding FAD-binding oxidoreductase: protein MGNDLFFESWGRFPKVSHLGMFAPQCVDKINDLIQSSDSLILPRGLGRSYGDSCLNEDGYLLSTKWLNKFYAFDENTGILKCEAGVTLDEILQTFVPRGWFLPVTPGTKFVTVGGAIANDIHGKNHHTAGTFGNQVIRFELLRSDGTRLLCSRETNPDWFKTTIGGLGLTGVITWAELPLKPIKGPYIEMESIKFNNLNEFFSISRESATDYKYIVSWLDCINSADIRGIFMRGNHSNTTETDASKISHSVSSWKTFPVDAPSFLLSAATVKLFNMLYYHKQIKKHEKKIVHYDPFFYPLDGINHWNRMYGNRGFLQWQGVVPFTEENEAIRTILSEIIKSGLSSFLVVLKEFGSIPPCGMLSFPMPGITLAVDFPNVGGRLFSLFDRLDKVVINSGGRLYPAKDARMAPETFQSSYPDFENFKKYIDPRFSSSFYRRIRGENNG from the coding sequence ATGGGAAATGATTTGTTTTTTGAATCATGGGGAAGATTTCCAAAGGTGTCGCACCTTGGGATGTTTGCCCCGCAATGTGTTGATAAAATCAATGATTTGATTCAATCATCTGATTCCCTGATTTTGCCGAGAGGCTTGGGGCGGAGTTATGGAGATTCATGCCTTAATGAGGATGGTTATCTGCTTTCGACAAAATGGCTTAACAAGTTTTATGCCTTCGATGAAAATACAGGGATCCTTAAATGTGAAGCAGGGGTTACCCTTGATGAAATACTTCAGACCTTTGTGCCGAGAGGCTGGTTTTTGCCGGTAACGCCCGGGACTAAATTCGTTACAGTCGGCGGCGCTATTGCCAATGATATACACGGGAAGAACCACCACACTGCAGGCACTTTTGGAAATCAAGTGATCCGCTTTGAACTGCTTAGATCAGACGGGACAAGGCTCCTCTGCAGCAGGGAAACCAATCCGGACTGGTTTAAAACTACGATAGGCGGGCTTGGTTTAACCGGAGTTATTACATGGGCTGAGTTGCCGCTGAAACCGATAAAAGGGCCGTATATTGAAATGGAATCCATTAAATTCAACAATCTCAATGAGTTTTTCAGTATCTCCCGCGAATCTGCAACTGATTATAAATATATTGTTTCATGGCTGGATTGTATTAACAGCGCTGACATACGAGGCATATTTATGAGGGGCAATCATTCCAACACTACGGAAACTGATGCATCAAAGATATCTCATAGTGTTTCCTCATGGAAGACCTTCCCGGTGGATGCTCCTTCATTTTTGTTGTCCGCCGCAACAGTTAAATTGTTTAATATGTTGTATTACCATAAGCAGATTAAAAAACATGAGAAGAAGATTGTGCATTATGACCCATTCTTTTATCCTCTGGACGGCATAAATCACTGGAACCGTATGTATGGGAATAGGGGTTTTCTGCAGTGGCAGGGTGTAGTGCCTTTTACAGAAGAGAATGAAGCGATTCGGACTATTTTAAGTGAAATTATAAAAAGCGGACTTAGTTCGTTTCTTGTTGTTCTAAAGGAGTTTGGCAGTATTCCACCCTGTGGGATGCTTTCGTTCCCAATGCCCGGAATAACCCTGGCGGTAGATTTTCCAAATGTGGGCGGGCGCCTGTTCTCGCTTTTTGACAGGCTGGATAAGGTTGTCATTAATTCCGGCGGCAGGCTTTATCCTGCAAAGGACGCCCGTATGGCACCTGAAACATTCCAGAGTTCATATCCTGATTTTGAGAACTTCAAAAAATATATTGATCCCAGGTTTTCATCGAGTTTTTACAGAAGGATAAGGGGAGAGAATAATGGCTAA
- a CDS encoding GDP-L-fucose synthase — translation MKIDSKIYVAGHKGLVGSFLVRKLQHKKYNDLITKTHSELDLTRQADVELFFERTKPEYVFLAAAKVGGILANNTYKAEFIYNNIAIATNIIHTSYKYGVKKLLNLGSSCIYPKFTSQPMKEENILTGSLEPTNEPYAIAKIAAIKLCRYYNEQYGTNYISVMPTNIYGPNDNFNLETAHVIPALIRKFHLAKLMRNQDFNGIKNDFQCHPLGFELERNIIPERNETLVNTLDRLGISAEHVTLWGAGKPYREFLYVDDLADASVYLMENYDYEAIGEFINVGTGEDIKIKDLAELIKEIVSYEGEIKYDLSKPEGTPRKLLDVSKIESLGWKPNIGLRSGIQTTYNWYVRETSFPQS, via the coding sequence ATGAAAATTGATTCAAAAATATATGTGGCAGGTCACAAAGGACTGGTAGGCTCTTTCCTTGTACGGAAGCTCCAACACAAAAAATATAATGACCTCATTACAAAAACACATTCTGAACTTGACCTCACGAGGCAAGCCGACGTAGAACTCTTCTTTGAAAGAACAAAACCTGAATATGTTTTTTTAGCTGCAGCAAAAGTTGGCGGTATACTGGCCAATAACACATATAAGGCGGAGTTTATCTATAACAATATAGCAATTGCCACAAATATAATACACACTTCATATAAATATGGAGTAAAAAAACTTCTAAACCTTGGGTCTTCCTGTATTTATCCGAAATTTACATCGCAGCCTATGAAAGAGGAAAATATACTTACTGGGTCATTAGAACCTACGAATGAACCTTATGCTATAGCAAAAATTGCCGCTATTAAATTATGCAGATATTACAATGAGCAATATGGTACAAATTATATATCAGTCATGCCGACAAATATATATGGCCCAAACGATAACTTCAATCTTGAAACCGCACATGTTATTCCGGCACTTATAAGAAAGTTTCATCTTGCCAAGCTTATGAGAAATCAGGACTTTAACGGAATAAAAAATGATTTTCAGTGTCATCCTTTGGGATTCGAATTAGAAAGAAATATAATTCCTGAAAGAAATGAAACCCTTGTCAATACTCTAGATAGACTCGGCATTTCTGCAGAGCATGTAACGCTATGGGGGGCTGGAAAACCATACAGAGAATTTTTATATGTAGATGATCTTGCGGATGCATCTGTTTATCTAATGGAAAATTATGATTACGAGGCTATCGGTGAATTTATAAATGTTGGCACAGGTGAAGATATTAAAATAAAAGATCTTGCAGAACTTATAAAAGAAATAGTCAGCTATGAGGGCGAAATAAAATATGACCTTTCAAAACCTGAAGGAACACCAAGAAAACTCCTTGATGTATCAAAAATAGAATCTCTTGGATGGAAACCTAATATAGGTTTGAGATCCGGGATACAAACGACATACAACTGGTATGTTAGAGAAACTTCTTTTCCCCAATCATGA
- a CDS encoding STELLO glycosyltransferase family protein: MSSKAVVITTIQYPTKAVNDICRQLGDSFNIVIVGDKKSPQDFSVTNAGYLSIKDQEASGLKLAAALPFNHYARKNIGYLIAIKDGAELILETDDDNIPYEDFGTDLKIIVNGELISAKGWFNVYKEFSNEHIWPRGFPLEKVSSETKADKNSFSCECHIQQFLADRNPDVDAVFRLIHPYRDINFSKRSPVILDKGTMCPFNSQNTVTYKDAFPLLYLPSNVSFRMTDIWRSFISQAVMWSKGWLLSFHSSTVYQERNVHNLLKDFEQEIPGYLNNQTIIDILNSISFSGSVENRLYQAYEQLSKDEIIPKDELKLVEYWLEDLGKI, encoded by the coding sequence ATGAGTAGCAAAGCAGTTGTTATAACAACCATTCAATATCCTACCAAAGCTGTTAATGATATATGCAGACAGTTGGGGGATTCTTTTAATATTGTTATTGTTGGAGATAAAAAATCGCCTCAAGACTTCTCTGTAACTAATGCCGGTTACCTTAGTATTAAAGATCAAGAGGCTTCCGGATTAAAACTTGCTGCTGCCCTTCCCTTCAACCATTATGCCAGGAAAAATATCGGTTATCTAATCGCTATAAAAGATGGGGCAGAACTTATACTTGAGACTGATGATGACAACATTCCATATGAAGATTTTGGAACGGATCTTAAAATAATTGTAAATGGTGAGCTTATTTCTGCAAAAGGATGGTTCAACGTCTATAAAGAGTTTTCCAATGAGCATATCTGGCCCAGAGGCTTCCCTCTGGAGAAGGTCAGCAGTGAAACAAAGGCTGATAAAAATTCTTTCTCCTGTGAATGCCATATACAGCAGTTCCTTGCAGATAGAAACCCCGATGTTGATGCAGTCTTCAGGCTTATTCATCCATACAGGGATATAAACTTTTCAAAGCGCAGCCCTGTGATTCTTGACAAAGGCACTATGTGCCCTTTCAACTCTCAGAATACTGTCACCTACAAAGATGCTTTTCCTCTATTATATCTGCCCTCTAATGTCTCTTTTCGAATGACAGATATTTGGAGAAGTTTTATTTCACAAGCAGTGATGTGGTCAAAAGGATGGCTGCTCAGCTTCCATTCATCTACTGTTTATCAGGAGCGTAACGTTCATAATCTTCTAAAGGATTTCGAGCAGGAGATACCCGGTTACCTGAATAATCAAACCATCATTGATATCTTAAATTCCATATCATTTTCTGGTTCTGTTGAAAACAGATTGTATCAGGCTTATGAGCAGCTAAGTAAAGATGAAATAATCCCGAAAGATGAATTAAAGCTTGTTGAATACTGGCTTGAAGATTTGGGAAAGATATAA
- the gmd gene encoding GDP-mannose 4,6-dehydratase gives MVLPDKTKSSIQRLSSKTALITGITGQDGSYLAELLLSKGYIVHGLIRRASTFNTRRVDHLYIDPHIPGRKLFLHYGDLSDSGQLTNLIYNIQPDEIYHLGAQSHVRVSFDMPEYTGDITAIGTTRILEAIHRSGIKTKFYQASSSEMFGSTPPPQNEKTPFHPRSPYAAAKVYSYWMTVNYREGYNLFACNGILFNHESPRRGETFVTKKITSAVANIVAGKQKKLYLGNLDAKRDWGFAPEYVECQWLMLQQDEPDDYVIGTGNSHSVREFAEHAFNYSGIELEWKGDGLDTKGVVRSSAPNLPVNTGDVLVEIDPRYFRPAEVDFLLADISKARKKLGWEPKVTFEELIKIMVDADFELIGLDPPGEGKVILSSKEIYWTTNRVTII, from the coding sequence ATGGTACTCCCTGATAAAACAAAATCCAGCATTCAGCGTTTATCATCAAAAACAGCTTTAATAACCGGCATTACTGGACAGGATGGTTCTTACCTTGCAGAACTGCTTCTATCAAAAGGGTATATAGTACACGGCCTTATTCGCAGAGCAAGCACATTTAACACAAGAAGAGTTGACCATCTTTATATCGATCCGCATATCCCGGGCAGAAAGCTCTTCCTTCACTATGGCGACCTATCTGACTCCGGACAGCTTACAAATCTTATTTATAATATTCAGCCAGATGAAATCTATCATCTTGGTGCACAAAGCCATGTAAGGGTAAGTTTTGATATGCCTGAATATACTGGAGATATTACTGCCATCGGTACTACAAGAATTCTTGAAGCCATACACCGAAGCGGAATAAAAACAAAATTCTATCAGGCCTCATCTTCAGAGATGTTCGGCTCCACGCCTCCTCCTCAAAATGAAAAAACACCTTTTCACCCAAGAAGCCCTTACGCAGCTGCAAAGGTATATTCTTACTGGATGACTGTAAACTACAGGGAAGGGTATAATCTGTTTGCATGCAACGGCATTCTTTTCAATCATGAATCACCCCGGAGAGGTGAAACATTTGTCACTAAGAAAATAACATCTGCAGTTGCTAATATTGTTGCAGGAAAACAAAAAAAACTTTATCTCGGTAACCTTGATGCAAAAAGAGACTGGGGCTTTGCACCGGAGTATGTAGAGTGCCAATGGCTGATGCTTCAGCAGGATGAGCCTGATGATTATGTTATAGGTACAGGCAATAGCCATTCAGTCAGAGAATTTGCAGAACATGCCTTCAATTATTCAGGGATTGAGCTTGAATGGAAGGGGGATGGGCTGGACACAAAAGGCGTTGTCCGTTCATCTGCGCCGAACTTGCCTGTAAATACCGGCGATGTATTAGTGGAGATAGACCCTCGTTATTTCCGTCCCGCAGAGGTAGATTTTCTTCTTGCAGATATCTCTAAAGCCAGAAAGAAACTTGGATGGGAGCCTAAGGTTACGTTTGAAGAATTGATAAAAATAATGGTAGATGCAGATTTTGAGTTGATAGGTCTTGATCCGCCTGGTGAAGGTAAAGTCATATTAAGCAGTAAAGAGATTTACTGGACAACCAACCGAGTAACTATAATATAG
- a CDS encoding sugar phosphate nucleotidyltransferase, with product MFNVGLIPAAGQGLRLYPYSTKMPKTLIEIGGKSLMQRNLEIMRDKLGIKTVYIITGHLGEMIKEKFGNGSGLGIKIEYIDCKDINSGLAKGIYLAKDYIKTKFVVMLADEFYLNSNHEELMKFSNTDFNAVCGVKITGDTTIIRKNYSIKIENNKIVSLQEKPKIVENNFAGCGTYLFTPLIFDYIEKTEPSHETSRVELTDVINNIAKNEDKVYPFFLKGEYTNLNTFDDVNKAVYICRGATLKDYKVSVIIPAYNEEASIGHVIDEFKNMVDEVLVMENCSKDKTAVIAREKGAKVISKELKGYGDALKQGMDNASGDIFILVEADASFKAHDLPKILEYLKDADMVIGTRTTRQMIEQGANMDSFLRWGNVFAAKLVELLWWNKEPRFTDLGCTYRGIWRDAYLTIRDNLKGEGPEFSPEMMVEILRASKKVIEIPVSYRPRIGGESKHSGSKIGILKTGFKMMKLVLRKRFNLS from the coding sequence ATGTTTAATGTTGGATTGATACCTGCAGCCGGACAGGGATTAAGACTGTATCCTTACAGCACAAAAATGCCCAAGACGCTCATTGAGATCGGCGGTAAATCCCTTATGCAGAGGAATCTCGAAATCATGAGGGACAAGCTGGGGATAAAGACAGTTTATATTATAACCGGGCATCTCGGCGAAATGATAAAGGAAAAATTCGGCAATGGTTCAGGTCTTGGAATAAAAATAGAGTATATAGATTGTAAAGATATAAATAGCGGTTTGGCAAAAGGCATTTATCTGGCAAAGGATTACATAAAAACAAAATTTGTTGTCATGCTAGCAGATGAATTTTATCTTAACTCCAATCATGAGGAATTAATGAAATTCTCAAACACGGATTTTAACGCAGTCTGCGGAGTAAAAATTACCGGAGATACTACGATCATCAGGAAAAACTATTCTATAAAGATAGAGAATAACAAGATTGTATCATTGCAGGAAAAGCCAAAGATAGTTGAGAACAACTTCGCAGGCTGCGGCACCTATCTGTTCACGCCTCTTATCTTTGATTACATAGAAAAAACAGAACCATCTCATGAGACCAGCCGTGTGGAGCTGACTGATGTGATAAATAATATTGCAAAAAATGAAGACAAAGTTTATCCGTTTTTCTTAAAGGGAGAATATACGAATCTTAATACTTTTGATGATGTCAATAAAGCAGTTTATATATGCAGGGGAGCGACTCTCAAGGATTACAAGGTAAGCGTAATCATACCTGCATATAATGAGGAAGCTTCAATCGGGCATGTTATAGACGAATTTAAAAACATGGTTGATGAGGTGCTTGTTATGGAGAATTGTTCGAAGGATAAAACTGCTGTTATTGCCAGAGAGAAAGGAGCCAAAGTAATATCAAAAGAACTGAAAGGATATGGCGACGCATTGAAGCAAGGAATGGATAATGCGTCAGGAGATATTTTTATCCTTGTAGAGGCTGATGCTTCTTTTAAAGCGCATGATCTCCCAAAGATACTGGAATACCTTAAAGATGCTGACATGGTGATAGGGACGAGGACCACCAGGCAGATGATAGAGCAGGGGGCCAACATGGATTCTTTTCTCAGATGGGGGAATGTGTTTGCAGCAAAACTGGTTGAATTGTTATGGTGGAATAAAGAACCCCGTTTTACGGATCTTGGCTGCACATATCGCGGCATCTGGAGAGATGCGTACTTGACCATTCGTGATAACCTTAAAGGCGAAGGGCCTGAGTTTTCTCCGGAGATGATGGTTGAAATACTCCGTGCCAGTAAAAAGGTCATTGAGATACCTGTAAGTTACAGGCCCCGCATCGGAGGAGAGTCAAAACATTCAGGCAGTAAAATTGGTATCCTAAAGACCGGCTTTAAAATGATGAAGCTTGTATTAAGAAAGCGGTTTAATTTGTCTTAG
- a CDS encoding glycosyltransferase family 2 protein, with translation MENKIKKKLSIVIPVANESETLERFYKEVAENIAQFADKLEIKVLFIVDNASKDNTREIVEALSTQDQRVHLIWAPQNRSVVDAYLIGFRTAIEDKSDFVLEMDGGYTHLPHEIPLFVNKLIEGYDCVFGSRFIKNAKMKASFKRFFFSRGGTIIANALLGTKLTDTTSGFEAFKADILKTIISRKMVSTGHFFQTEIRFRAKNLFYTEVPINYTNPVKRVPRKYVLNALWGLLVCFIERVRGVAYE, from the coding sequence ATGGAAAATAAAATTAAGAAAAAATTATCTATTGTTATCCCAGTCGCAAATGAATCTGAAACTTTGGAACGCTTTTATAAAGAAGTTGCAGAAAACATCGCACAATTTGCAGATAAACTGGAGATAAAAGTTCTTTTTATTGTTGACAACGCAAGTAAAGACAACACCCGCGAAATTGTTGAAGCCCTCTCTACGCAAGATCAGCGGGTACATCTTATCTGGGCTCCGCAGAACAGGTCAGTAGTAGATGCATATTTGATAGGTTTCAGAACTGCAATTGAAGACAAATCTGATTTTGTTTTGGAAATGGATGGAGGATATACACATTTGCCTCATGAAATACCACTTTTCGTAAATAAGCTGATCGAGGGTTATGATTGTGTTTTTGGAAGCAGATTCATTAAGAATGCCAAAATGAAAGCAAGCTTTAAAAGATTTTTTTTCAGTAGAGGCGGCACCATCATCGCCAATGCTTTATTGGGGACGAAACTGACAGACACCACCTCCGGATTCGAAGCTTTCAAGGCAGATATTCTTAAAACCATTATCTCAAGGAAGATGGTTTCAACCGGACATTTTTTTCAAACAGAAATTCGTTTTAGAGCCAAAAATCTCTTTTACACTGAAGTCCCGATTAATTATACTAATCCAGTTAAAAGGGTCCCTCGCAAATATGTTCTGAATGCGCTTTGGGGCCTTTTGGTATGTTTTATTGAGAGAGTGAGAGGCGTGGCATATGAGTAG
- a CDS encoding SDR family oxidoreductase — MANPSSILIFGATSAIAYETSKLFAKDGVSLYLCARDEVDLKRLSDDLKVRGANDVWYSAFNALDDDSAIRAIDNCLKKFPGLDSVLVAHGSLPDQNKCEANADETKKAIHINFTNIAVLLNYIANHFEKQGKGTIAVISSVAGDRGRQSNYVYGSAKGALTVFLSGLRHRLCKSGVKVITIKPGFVDTPMTVDYEKGLLFAKPAAVAKGIYKAMSKGKEVVYLPWFWRWIMLVIRSIPPKIFNKTKL, encoded by the coding sequence ATGGCTAATCCATCCAGTATTTTAATTTTTGGCGCTACATCTGCAATCGCATATGAAACCTCAAAGCTTTTTGCAAAAGACGGTGTATCGTTATACTTATGCGCAAGGGATGAGGTTGATTTAAAACGTCTGTCAGATGATTTAAAGGTCAGGGGAGCTAATGATGTCTGGTATTCTGCTTTTAATGCATTAGATGATGATTCAGCTATAAGAGCTATAGATAACTGCCTCAAAAAATTCCCCGGCCTTGACAGTGTGCTTGTCGCGCACGGCTCTTTACCGGATCAAAATAAATGTGAGGCAAATGCTGATGAGACTAAGAAAGCCATACATATAAATTTCACTAACATTGCTGTGTTACTCAATTACATTGCTAATCATTTCGAGAAGCAGGGTAAAGGGACTATTGCCGTTATTTCATCTGTTGCCGGAGACCGTGGCAGGCAGAGTAATTATGTCTATGGCTCTGCAAAGGGCGCTCTCACGGTCTTTTTATCAGGCTTAAGGCATCGTCTTTGTAAGTCAGGCGTTAAAGTAATTACGATTAAGCCTGGTTTTGTAGATACGCCAATGACTGTGGATTATGAAAAAGGGCTTTTATTTGCAAAACCGGCCGCAGTTGCCAAAGGCATTTATAAGGCGATGTCAAAGGGAAAAGAAGTAGTTTATTTGCCATGGTTCTGGAGGTGGATCATGCTCGTTATCAGGAGTATCCCGCCAAAAATATTTAACAAAACGAAGTTGTAA
- a CDS encoding glycosyltransferase family 39 protein encodes MVDHVLRILNGQKLYTSPSIEFVASIYAPLYFYVAAAISKITGIGFFPLRLVSFISSLGSFITIYLIVKRETTSSFAGVLASCLFAATFQISSSWFDIARVDNLFLFLLLIALYLIRFRNSSGSLVLAGVFISLSFLTKQTALLIALPMMLYSFLRDRRSANFFIFSSLLLMGGSTLILNYIHKGWYNFYLFDLPKQHPMDMGMLTTFWTQDILSHLSIAFIMGLVYLLTLLFSCDKETIFFYFLMAASMIGASWGSRIHVGGAENVLLPAYAAISILFGLAFHTVSQFITAISTNKRNLLMASFLLLCTFQFYLLKYNPMRQIPTEEDLEAGRKFINIMSQIKGELFMPEHGYLPTLAGKNGYAFSMSINDVIRSNAIEVKGTLLAEIRQNIQERRYASVILSDFEPFQKDYIEQYYKVERKIFDSEDVFYPVAGLKRRPEYIYVPKNSVPIEINNDFLK; translated from the coding sequence ATGGTTGATCATGTACTGAGGATTCTTAATGGGCAAAAATTATATACAAGCCCGTCCATCGAATTCGTAGCATCAATATATGCCCCTTTATATTTTTATGTTGCTGCTGCAATTTCAAAGATTACCGGAATAGGATTTTTTCCGCTGAGACTGGTTTCTTTCATCTCATCACTCGGTAGTTTCATTACAATTTATCTCATCGTCAAACGGGAGACGACAAGCAGTTTTGCAGGCGTATTGGCATCCTGTTTGTTTGCGGCTACTTTCCAGATAAGCAGTTCATGGTTTGATATTGCAAGGGTAGATAACCTCTTTCTGTTTTTGCTGCTGATAGCCCTTTACTTGATCAGATTCCGAAACTCATCCGGCTCACTCGTCCTTGCGGGAGTATTTATCTCACTTTCTTTCCTGACAAAACAAACTGCATTGTTAATTGCTTTGCCAATGATGCTTTATTCTTTTTTGCGGGACAGGCGTTCAGCTAATTTCTTTATATTCAGCTCGCTGTTACTAATGGGCGGAAGCACTTTGATTCTTAATTATATTCATAAAGGATGGTATAACTTTTATCTTTTTGATCTTCCGAAACAGCATCCTATGGATATGGGAATGCTTACAACCTTCTGGACGCAGGATATATTATCTCATCTGTCCATTGCATTTATTATGGGACTGGTTTATTTACTTACATTGTTGTTCTCTTGTGACAAAGAAACTATTTTTTTTTATTTCTTAATGGCAGCCAGCATGATAGGTGCATCCTGGGGCAGCCGGATACATGTTGGAGGCGCTGAGAATGTTTTATTGCCAGCTTATGCGGCCATCTCCATTCTGTTTGGACTTGCATTCCATACAGTTTCTCAATTTATAACGGCTATCTCCACAAACAAACGGAATTTATTAATGGCATCATTTCTTTTATTGTGCACTTTTCAATTTTATCTGCTTAAATATAATCCTATGCGGCAAATTCCGACCGAAGAAGATTTAGAGGCGGGCAGGAAATTTATTAATATAATGTCGCAAATAAAAGGCGAGCTATTTATGCCTGAGCATGGGTATTTGCCGACGCTTGCCGGGAAGAATGGATATGCATTTTCAATGAGTATTAACGATGTCATTAGAAGCAATGCGATAGAGGTTAAGGGGACACTGCTTGCCGAAATTAGACAGAATATTCAGGAGAGGAGATATGCCTCTGTGATCCTCAGCGACTTTGAACCGTTTCAGAAAGATTATATTGAACAATATTACAAAGTTGAAAGAAAAATATTTGATAGCGAAGATGTCTTTTATCCTGTTGCAGGGCTTAAAAGGAGGCCTGAATATATTTATGTTCCTAAAAACAGTGTTCCTATTGAAATAAATAATGATTTTTTAAAATGA